The Xylophilus rhododendri region CGACGAGGACGAGGGCCGCATCTTCATCAAGGCCATCCGTCCGATCGCCGCCGGCGAGGAACTCAGCTACGACTACGGCCTGATGATCGAGGAGCGCTACACCAAGAAGCTCAAGGCCGAATACCCCTGCTGGTGCGGCGCCGCCGACTGCCGCGGCACCCTGCTGGCGCCCAAGCGCGGCCGCCGCTGATGGAGCCGCAGCGCTGGCCGGCCGAGGCCATCTGGCAGGAGCTGTATCCGCTGCTGCCGGGCTTCACGGTGGAGATCCTGCCGGAGATCGATTCCACCAACAGCGAGCTGATGCGCCGGGCGCGCGCCGGCCGCCAGGAACCCATCCTGCTGGTGGCCGAGCACCAGACCGCCGGGCGGGGCCGCCTGGGCCGCGGCTGGCAGGCGGCGCCGGGCAGCGCGCTCACCTTCTCCTTCGGTTTGCCGCTGGCGCCGCGCGAATGGTCGGGCCTGTCGCTGGTGGCGGGCGTGGCGATCGCCGAGGCCCTGCATCCCGACCTGGGCCTGAAATGGCCCAACGACCTCTGGTGGCAGGACCGCAAGATCGGCGGCATCCTGGTCGAGACCGTCGGCGCGGGCGATGCCGATGCCGAGCGTTATGTGGTGGTGGGCGCGGGCCTGAACATCGCCCAGCCGCCCTCGCCCGAGGACATGCGCACGCCGCCGGCCGGCCTGCGCGAGCTGCTGCCGGGCGTGGCCGCCACGGCCGTGCTGCAGGCGGTGGCGCCGGCGCTGGTGCGGGGCCTGCTCGACTTCGCCGTCCAGGGCTTCGCCAGCTGGCAGCCGCGCTTCGAGGCACGCGACGTGCTGCGCGGCCGTGCCGTGGTGCTGTCCGACGGACGGCGCGGCACGGCGGCCAGCGTGGATGCCGAAGGCGTGCTGCGCCTGGCCACGGCCGAGGGCTGGGAGGCCGTGCGCAGCGCCGAAGTCAGCGTGCGGCCGGTGGCCTGAAGGCGCCCGATGCTGCGCCTCGTCGCCCTGCTGCTCGTGCTGGCCAACGGCATCTACTACGCCTGGTCGCAGAACGCCTTGCGTGCCTGGGGCCTGGAGCGGCCGACGCAGGCCGAGCCGCAGCGCGTCAGGCAGCAGATCCGGCCCGAGGCGCTGAAGCTGGTGTCGGCCGAGGAGGCGCGCAGCATCGCCGCCGCGGCCCAGGCGGCGCCCGCCGCGCCAGCGCCCACCGAGTGCCTGCAGGCCGGCCTGTTCGGCGATGCCGAGGCCGCCCTGCTGCGCACCCGCGCCGAGGCCTTGCTGCCCGCCGGCAGCTGGTCACTGGTGCCGGGCAGCACGCCGGCCCGCTGGATCGTCTACATGGGCCGCTACCCCAGCGCCGACTACGTGGCCAAGAAACGCGGCGAACTGCGCGCCCTGCATGTGGCCTTCGAAGCGCCGGGCAGCCCCGCGCTGGAGCCGGGCCTGTCGCTGGGCAGCTATGCCACCCAGTCCGAAGCCAATGCCGGCATGGCCGCGCTGGCGCAGCGCGGCGTGCGCACCGCACGGGTGGTCGAGCAGCGGCCAGCGGTGCAGGGCCAGACCCTGCGCCTGCCGGCGGTCGACGAGGCGATGCGGCCCGCGCTGCAGGGCCTGGCGCCGGCCCTGGCCGGCCATACGCTGCAGCCCTGCGGCTGACGCGGGTTTCCCAGATGCGGCCCGCCTGGTCCACCATTTCATCTTCTTCACCTGCCGGAGCCTGGCGATGAGCGCTTTTCCTGCCTGGCGTGCCCTGCCCCTGCTGGCCGCCGCCTTCACCACCCTGCCGGCCGCCGCGGCCACGCTGGAGAACATCCGCGCCGCGCAGGAGATCGTGCTGGCGCACCGCGATGCGTCCGTGCCCTTCTCCTACCTGGACCAGAACCGGCAGCCCGTCGGCTATGCCGTGGACATCTGCCTGAAGCTGGTCGAGGCGGTCAAGCGCGAACTGGCCCTGCCCAACCTGGCGGTGAAGTACCTGCCGGTGACCTCGGGCAACCGCATCGCCGCCGTCGCGGAAGGCAAGGCCGCGCTGGAATGCGGCTCCACCACCAACAACGCCGAGCGGCGCAAGCAGGTGGCATTCACGATCCCGCATTTCATCTCGGCGGTGCGGCTGCTGGTGCGCTCGGACAGCGGCTTCAAGAGCCTGGACGACATGAGCGGGCGCACCGTCACCGCCACCACCGGCACCACCACCCTGCCCACGCTGCGACGCATCGATGCCGAGCACGACCTGCGGCTGAAGATCGTCGAGGCGCCCGACCATGCCCAGGCCTTCGGCTTCCTGGAGACCGGCAAGGCCGATGCCTTCGCGCTGGACGACGTGCTGCTCTACGGCCTGCGCGCCAATTCGGCCAAGCCGCAGTCCTGGGAGGTGGTCGGCAAGGCGATGAGCATCGAGCCCTACGCCATCATGCTGCCGCCCCGGGATCCGGCCTTCAAGAAGGTGGTCGACCAGGAGATGCGCCGGCTGATCGCCAGCGGCGAGATCCAGACGCTGTACCGGCGCTGGTTCCAGCAGCCGATACCGCCCAAGGGCATCAACCTCGAACTGCCGATGCCGGCCATGCTGCGCGATTCCTTCCGCTACCCGTCCGACAAGACGGGCGACCTGGAATAGCAAAACGGCCTCGCGTCATGGACGGGAGGCCGCTGCTTCTGCCGCGGGGCGGCTTCAGAACTTCCCGTCCCAGGCGCCCAGCATTTCCAGCAGGGCCTTCAGGTCGCCCTGCAGCTTGTCGAAGCCCGGCTGCAGCACCGCGAAGCTCTGCTCGTCCATGTAGAGCTTGCGGTTGATCTCGACCTGGATGCTGTGCCGGCCCTCGGCCGGCACGCCGTAGCGGCGCACCAGCTCCACGCCCTTGTAGGGGTGGTTGTAGTCCACGCTGTAGCCGCGTCCGCGCAGGAACTCGCAGATGCGCTGCGACAGGCGCGGGTCGGCCGTGCTGCCATCGCGGTCGCCGATCACGAAGTCGGCATGGTGCAGGCCGGGGAAGTCGGTCGCATGGCTGCCGGCCACGGCGGGCATCGAATGGCAGTTGATGTGCACCGAGAAGCCGTGGCGCGCATGCGCCGCGTCGATCGCGCCGGCGACGGCCGCGTAGTACGGCTTCCAGCAGCGGTCGATCCGCGCCTGCACCTCGGCCACCGGCAGCAGCCGGTCGTAGATCGGCTGGCCGTCGTCGGTGAACTTCCAGATCAGCCCCTTGCCGAGCCGCACCTTGCTGAGCACCTTCGGATCGGTCGCCACCGGATGCGGCCAGGGGCCGTCCAGCAGGCCGGTGTCCAGCTCCAGCGTGTCGCGGTTGGCATCGAGGTAGCTGCGCGGGAACAGCGCCTCGATCCAGGCGGCACCCAGGGCCGGCGCGAAGCTGTAGAGCTTCTCGACGTGGGTGTCTTCCGCGGTGCGCAGGATGGCCATGTCGCAGCAGCTGCGGAAGTCGGCCGGGTAGAAGGTGCCGCTGTGCGGCGAGTCCAGCACCAGCGGCGAGCTGCCGGGCAGGCTCTTCACCATGGGCGCGGCCGCGGCCGCCCCGTCGGTGCCGGGCTCGGCCTGCTGGTAGCGGGTGTGGATCAGTTTCAGGGCGGTATGCATGGTCTATAGGCGATCAGTCCAAGGAAATCTTGGCGTAGGCGGCGACCTTCTTCATCTTGGCGATCTCGGAGACGATCTGCTTGGAGAAGGCCTGCGGGCTGGTGCCCGAGGGGTAGAGGCCCTGGCCGGCCAGGCGCTGGGCCACGGCGGGTTCGGCCAATGCCTGCGCCACCGCCTGCTGGATGCGCAGCACCACGGGCGCCGGCGTGCCGGCGGGCGCCACCAAGCCGAACCAAGACGGGTCGTTCAGGTTCTGGTAGCCCAGCTCGCCGTAGGTCGGCACATCGGGCAGGGATTCCAGGCGGGCGTTCCAGGACACGGCCAGGGCCTTGAGCTTGCCCTGCTTCACGTAAGGCAGCGAGGAGGCGACCTGGTCGAAGTACACCGCGACCTGGCCGGCCAGCACGTCGTTGAGCGCCGGGCCCGCGCCGCGGTAGGGGATGTGGACCATGGCGGTGCCGGTGGCGCTCTTGAACAGCTCGCCCCACATGTGGCCGATGGTGCCGTTGCCCGGGGTGGCGTAGGAGACCTTGCCCGGGTTGGCCTTCAGGTACTTCACCAGGTCGGCGAAGCTGTGGACCATCGGCAGCTCGGTCGGGTTGATCACGATCACGCCCGGTGCCTTCACCAGCTCGGTCACGCCCACGGTGTCCTTGATCGGGTCATATGGCAGCTTGGCGAACACGGCCGGGTTCACGCCGTGGGTGGACAGGGTGGCCACGGCCAGCGTCAGGCCGTCCGGTGCCGAGCGGGCGAGTTCGGACATGCCGATGGAGCCGCCGGCGCCGGCGCGGTTGTCGATCACCACCGTCTGGCCCAGGATGCGCTGCAGCGGCTCCTGCAGCACGCGGCCGCTGATGTCGGTGGCGCCGCCGGGCGGGAAGGGCACGATCAGGCGGATCGGCTTGCCGGCTTGCGCCCAGGACATTCCGGGAACGACAGAAGCTGCAGCCAGGGCGGAGAGGAGGAATCGACGTTGCATGACGCACCTTTCAAGGGATCGGGAGGGCCACTGAGGGCCATGAGGGGGAGATTACCGGCTTTGGTCCATTTGCTAAAGCAACACCTGTACCTGATAACATTCCGATCTGGAATGAACTCATTGCGCCTGGTGCCATGACCGTACGCCGCTTCCAGCCTCCCCTGCAATTGCTGAGGGCTTTTTCCACCGTGGTGCGCTTCGGTGGCGTGTCGCGCGCGGCCGAGGCCCTGCACCTCACGCAGAGCGCGGTCAGCAAGCAGGTGCAGGAGCTGGAGCGCTGGGTGGGCGTGGCCCTGTTCGAGCGCAGCCGCAAGCGCCTGGCGCTGACGCCGGCCGGCGAGCGCTACGAGGAGAAGGTGAGGGCCTTGCTGGCCCAGCTGGAGGCGGCCACGCTGGAGCTGATCACCAGCGGCGGCGAGGGCGGCGCGCTGCACCTGTCGGCCCTGCCCACCTTCGGTGCCAAGTGGCTGATCCCGCGCCTGCCGGACTTCCAGCACAAGGAGCCGCAGGTGACCCTGCATTTCGTGCCCTTCGTGCACGGCTACGACTTCGAGCGGCCCGAGCTCGACTGCTCCATCCTCTTCGGCGACGGCCACTGGCCCGGCGCCCGTTCGCATTACCTGGCGGGCCACGACGTGGCGCTGATCGCGCCCAGGCCCGGCGTGGGCGAATGCACCGTGCGTTCGGTGCGCGACGTGGCGCGCTGCACCCTGCTGCGCCACGTCACCGTGCCGGACGCCTGGCAGCGCTGGAGCGAGACCCACGGCATGAGCGGGCTGGACGCCCTGTCGGGCCCGCAGTTCGACCAGTTCCAGACCATGATCCGCGCCGTCACCGTCGGCATGGGCGTGGCCCTGGTGCCGCGCTGCCTGGTGCAGGACGAGATCAGCGCCGGCGTGGTGGACGAGCCGCTGGCCGAGGGCGGCTACCGCAGCAGCCTGGGCTACTGGTTCTGCTACCCCGAGGCGCGCGCCCGGCTTGGGCCGCTGGTGCGTTTTCGGACCTGGCTGCTGCCGCAGGCGGAAGCCCAGCCGGCGCAGCCGCAGGGCGCTGCGGCCGGCCGGCCGGCCGCGGATGACTGAACGCCTCAGCCCGCCTGCCGCGCGCTGAAACGCAGCACGAAGCGCGCGCCGGGCGGCTGGCGGCCGGGCTGGGCGTCCTCCAGCGAGAGCCGCGCGCCGTGCAGCATGGCGATCTCGCGCACGATGGACAGGCCCAGGCCCGAGCCGTCCACCCCGCTGCCCAGCACCCGGTAGAAGGGCTGGAACACCCGCTCGCGTTCGGCTTCGGCGATGCCGGGGCCGGAGTCCTCCACCTCGATCACCGGTGCGCCTTCGGCCGTCTGCAGCCGCACGGTGATGACACCCGGCTCGGTCTCGTTCGAGGGTGTGTAGGCGATGGCGTTGTCCACCAGGTTGCGCAGCATCTCGGCGATCAGCGTGGGATTGCCCGGCACCTGCACCCCGGGGCTGGCGGGCGCCAGGCCGTCGTAGCCCAGGTCGATGCGTTTTTCCAGCGCCCGCGGCACCGAATGGCGCACCACTTCCATGGTAATCGCGGCCAGGTCGCAGGTCTGGCTGACGAAGGGCGCCTTGCCCGCCACCTCGGCGCGCGCCAGCGCCAGCAGCTGGTTGACGGTGTGGGTGGCGTGCTTGCTGGCGCGGCCGATCTGCTGCAGCGACTGCTTGAGTTCCTCGGCGCTGCTGGCCTGGCGCTGGGCCAGGTCGGCCTGCATGCGCAGGCCGGCCAGCGGCGTCTTGAGCTGATGGGCGGCGTCGGCCAGGAAACGCTTTTGCGTGGCCACCGATTCCTGCAGTCGCGCCAGCAGGTCGTTGACCGAGGCCACCAGCGGCACCACCTCCAGCGGCACGGTGCGCACGTCCAGCGGGCTCAGGTCCTGCGGCCGGCGGGCGCGGATGCGGCGCTCCAGCTCCGACAGGGGCTTCAGGCCGCGCGCCAGCGCCAGCCACACCAGCAGCACCGCCAGCGGCAGGATGGCGAACTGCGGCAGCATCACGCCCTTGATGATTTCGGTGGCCAGCACCGAGCGTTTGCTGCGGGTTTCGGCCACCTGCACCAGCACCTGCACCTGCGGCGCATCGGCCTGCGGCGGCGTGAAGCGCACCCAGGTGGAGGCCACCCGCAGCGACAGCCCGCGCAGCTGCGCATCGTGCAGCCGCACCTCGCCGGTGGGCGGCCTGCCCTCGCCGGTGTAGGGCGGCGGGGCCAGGTCGCGTTCGCCCGAAAGCACCTCGCCGCCGCCGTCGCGCACCTGGTAGTAGATGGTGTCGGCATCGTCGGCGCGCAGCAGCTCGTTGGCCGGCTGCGGCAGGTTGAGCTGCACGCGGCCCTCGTGCAGGCTGACCAGCTGGGCCAGGGCCTGCACGTTGTATTCGAGGGCGCGGTCGAAGGGCTTGTCGGCCAGGCCCTGGGCCACCAGCCAGGTCAGCGCCAGGCTGATCGGCCAGAGCAGCAGCAGCGGCGTCAGCATCCAGTCGAGGATCTCCCCGAACAAGGACCGCTGCTGGCGCTGGAAGATCACGTCGGGATCTTTTCCAGGCAGTAACCGAGGCCGCGCACCGTGGCGATGCGGATCGGCCCATGCTCGATCTTCTTGCGCAGCCGGTGGATGTAGACCTCGATCGCGTTGTTGCTGACCTCCTCGCCCCACTCGCACAGGCGCTCCACCAGCTGGTCCTTGCTGACCAGCCGGCCGGCGCGCTGCAGCAGCACTTCGAGCAGGCCGAGTTCGCGCGCCGAGAGTTCGATCATGCGGCCGTCGATCGAGGCGACCCGCCCGGCCTGGTCGTAGACCAGCGGCCCGTGCTTGATGCTGCTGGTGGTGCCGCCCATGCCGCGCCTCGTCAGCGCGCGCACCCGGGCTTCGAGCTCCTGCAGGGAGAAGGGCTTGGCCATGTAGTCGTCGGCGCCGAAGTCCAGGCCCTTGACCCGTTCCTCCACGCCGTCGGCGGCGGTCAGCACCAGCACCGGCAGGCTGGCGCCGCGGGCGCGCAGGCGCTTCAACACATCCAGGCCGTGCAGCCGCGGCAGGCCCAGGTCCAGGATCAGCAGGTCGAACTCGTCGTGGGCCAGCAGGGCGGCGTCGGCCTCGGTGCCGCTGGCCACATGGTCCACGGCGGCGCCGGAGGCGCGCAGGGAGCGCAGCAGGCCGTCGGCCAGCACCTGGTCGTCTTCGGCTATCAGGATGCGCATGGGGTGTCTCCTTCGTTATCGCTTATGCCGCGATGCTAGTCCCGGATAACCCTGCCTGGGGGCGGAACAAGCCCTGCCCCCGGCGCTTTTTTACCGGCCCGCGCTGGCCGCGCCCGGCGCCAGCGGCCCCATGGTGCGGGCTACGCTGCCGTCGGCGCGCAGCGATTCGAAGGCGGTGGTGGTGCGCTGGGCCAGGTCCTCGGGCGTGGCCCGGCTGTAGGCCATGAAGAGGCTCAGCTGCAGCTCGTCGAGCGGCAGCAGCCGGGCCAGCCCGGCGCAGTCGGGCCGGGCCTCCTCGCACAGGCGCTGCGCCTCGTTCTCGGTCATGGCCACCAGGTCCACCTGGCGGTAGAGCAGCTTGCGCAGGTTCTCCAGCGGCTGGCCCGACAGCACCAGGCGCGTGAAGCCCTTGCGCTGCAGGAACTGGTGGCGCACGTCGTCGCGCACCACGCCGATGGTGAGGCCGCGCGCCTCGTCGAGCTGCTTCATGGGCGGCAGGGCCCGGTCGGGCAGGGCGTAGAAGAAGTAGCGGATGCGCTGGATCTCGCCGACCCAGCGGAAGCGCTCCTCGCGGTCGGCGGTGCGGGCGATCGGGTAGATCAGCACATTGGGCTCGCGCTGCGCCAGGTCCACCGCCCGCGCCCAGGGATAGAGGTCGATGCGGTAGTCGCGCAGGCCGGCGCGCTGCAGGGTCAGCTCCACCAGCTCGGTGCCGCGGCCGACCACCCGGCCGTCCTGCAGGAAGCTGTTGGGCGTGGTCTCGGTGACCACACGCACCATCTGGGCGGCGGCGCCGGCGGCGGCCCCTGCCAGGCAGAGGGCGGCCAGGACTCGGATGCACGGGCTCATGAGGGCTCCTTCGCCTGGGGGAGGTCGGCCGCACGCACGCGGTCGCGCCCGTCCTGCTTGGCCTGGTAGAGGGCCTGGTCGGCCCGGCGGAACAGGGTCTCGAAATTGGCGTCGATATCGGTCTGCAGCGTGGCCAGGCCCAGGCTCAGGGTGACGTATGCCGACACCTCCGAAGCCGCATGCGGTATGGCCAGCGCCGCCATCGCCTCGCGCACCCGCTCGGCCACCGCCAGGCCGGTCGCGCCGTCGCTGCCGGGCAGCAGGATGGCGAATTCCTCGCCGCCGATGCGCGCCACCAGGTCGGCGCCGCGCTGGGCCACGCCCTGCACCGCGGCGGCCACCGCCTGCAGGCAGGCATCGCCGCCGGCATGGCCGTAGGTGTCGTTGTAGCGTTTGAAATAGTCGATGTCGCAGAGCACCAGCGTCAGCGGCTGGCCGCCGCGCCGGGCGCGCTGGAATTCGGCGAGCTTGACCTGGTCGAAGCTGCGCCGGTTGGCCAGGCCGGTCAGTGAATCGGTGCGCGAGAGCTGCTCCAGCTGCCGGTTGAGGGTCTCCAGCTCGGCGGTGCGCTCCTGCACCAGCTCGGACAGGCGGTCGCGGTGCGCCGCGAGTTCCTGCTCGAAGCGCTGCTGCCGCTCCAGGTAGTCCGACAGATTGTTCTGCAGCTGGTTGACGCCGGTGACCAGCAGCTCCAGCTCGTCGTCGCGGCGGCTGGCGCGCTCGATGGTCAGCGGCTTGCCGAGGTTGAGCGGCGTGAGCTGCGCCAGGTGGCGCGCGATGCGCCGCACATGCACCGTCACCAGCCGATGGAACAGCGCCATCACCAGGCTGGCCAGCAGCAGCGACTGCAGGGCCTGGCGCACGACGATGCCGAGCAGCGCCTCGCGCAGCTGCCGCCAGAGCCGGGCCTCGTCGCCGAACAGGCGCAGCTCCCCGACCGCCTCGGTGCGGCCGGTGAAGGGTTCGTAGCGCAGCTGGGAGCGGTGCACCGGCGTCACCGAGGAGGGTGTCCAGCCCGGCCGCACCCGCTGGTATTCCAGCGGCGGCCCCACCGGCAGGCGCACCGAGATGTCCACCCGGCCGACCCAGGGCGCTTGGGACAGGATCTCGGCATAGGTGGCGATCTGGTCGCGGTCCAGGTCCCAGCTGGCCTTGGCCAGGGCGCTGCCGTACATGCGCTCCATCAGCGCGAGGTCGGCATCCATGGCCGCCTTGCCGGCGCGCCAGGCCGACCAGGTCTGGTAGGCGGCGGCACACAG contains the following coding sequences:
- a CDS encoding biotin--[acetyl-CoA-carboxylase] ligase, encoding MEPQRWPAEAIWQELYPLLPGFTVEILPEIDSTNSELMRRARAGRQEPILLVAEHQTAGRGRLGRGWQAAPGSALTFSFGLPLAPREWSGLSLVAGVAIAEALHPDLGLKWPNDLWWQDRKIGGILVETVGAGDADAERYVVVGAGLNIAQPPSPEDMRTPPAGLRELLPGVAATAVLQAVAPALVRGLLDFAVQGFASWQPRFEARDVLRGRAVVLSDGRRGTAASVDAEGVLRLATAEGWEAVRSAEVSVRPVA
- a CDS encoding SPOR domain-containing protein, producing MLRLVALLLVLANGIYYAWSQNALRAWGLERPTQAEPQRVRQQIRPEALKLVSAEEARSIAAAAQAAPAAPAPTECLQAGLFGDAEAALLRTRAEALLPAGSWSLVPGSTPARWIVYMGRYPSADYVAKKRGELRALHVAFEAPGSPALEPGLSLGSYATQSEANAGMAALAQRGVRTARVVEQRPAVQGQTLRLPAVDEAMRPALQGLAPALAGHTLQPCG
- a CDS encoding amino acid ABC transporter substrate-binding protein, producing MSAFPAWRALPLLAAAFTTLPAAAATLENIRAAQEIVLAHRDASVPFSYLDQNRQPVGYAVDICLKLVEAVKRELALPNLAVKYLPVTSGNRIAAVAEGKAALECGSTTNNAERRKQVAFTIPHFISAVRLLVRSDSGFKSLDDMSGRTVTATTGTTTLPTLRRIDAEHDLRLKIVEAPDHAQAFGFLETGKADAFALDDVLLYGLRANSAKPQSWEVVGKAMSIEPYAIMLPPRDPAFKKVVDQEMRRLIASGEIQTLYRRWFQQPIPPKGINLELPMPAMLRDSFRYPSDKTGDLE
- a CDS encoding N-formylglutamate amidohydrolase, which translates into the protein MHTALKLIHTRYQQAEPGTDGAAAAAPMVKSLPGSSPLVLDSPHSGTFYPADFRSCCDMAILRTAEDTHVEKLYSFAPALGAAWIEALFPRSYLDANRDTLELDTGLLDGPWPHPVATDPKVLSKVRLGKGLIWKFTDDGQPIYDRLLPVAEVQARIDRCWKPYYAAVAGAIDAAHARHGFSVHINCHSMPAVAGSHATDFPGLHHADFVIGDRDGSTADPRLSQRICEFLRGRGYSVDYNHPYKGVELVRRYGVPAEGRHSIQVEINRKLYMDEQSFAVLQPGFDKLQGDLKALLEMLGAWDGKF
- a CDS encoding tripartite tricarboxylate transporter substrate binding protein BugE, with the translated sequence MQRRFLLSALAAASVVPGMSWAQAGKPIRLIVPFPPGGATDISGRVLQEPLQRILGQTVVIDNRAGAGGSIGMSELARSAPDGLTLAVATLSTHGVNPAVFAKLPYDPIKDTVGVTELVKAPGVIVINPTELPMVHSFADLVKYLKANPGKVSYATPGNGTIGHMWGELFKSATGTAMVHIPYRGAGPALNDVLAGQVAVYFDQVASSLPYVKQGKLKALAVSWNARLESLPDVPTYGELGYQNLNDPSWFGLVAPAGTPAPVVLRIQQAVAQALAEPAVAQRLAGQGLYPSGTSPQAFSKQIVSEIAKMKKVAAYAKISLD
- a CDS encoding LysR substrate-binding domain-containing protein, which translates into the protein MTVRRFQPPLQLLRAFSTVVRFGGVSRAAEALHLTQSAVSKQVQELERWVGVALFERSRKRLALTPAGERYEEKVRALLAQLEAATLELITSGGEGGALHLSALPTFGAKWLIPRLPDFQHKEPQVTLHFVPFVHGYDFERPELDCSILFGDGHWPGARSHYLAGHDVALIAPRPGVGECTVRSVRDVARCTLLRHVTVPDAWQRWSETHGMSGLDALSGPQFDQFQTMIRAVTVGMGVALVPRCLVQDEISAGVVDEPLAEGGYRSSLGYWFCYPEARARLGPLVRFRTWLLPQAEAQPAQPQGAAAGRPAADD
- a CDS encoding sensor histidine kinase: MLTPLLLLWPISLALTWLVAQGLADKPFDRALEYNVQALAQLVSLHEGRVQLNLPQPANELLRADDADTIYYQVRDGGGEVLSGERDLAPPPYTGEGRPPTGEVRLHDAQLRGLSLRVASTWVRFTPPQADAPQVQVLVQVAETRSKRSVLATEIIKGVMLPQFAILPLAVLLVWLALARGLKPLSELERRIRARRPQDLSPLDVRTVPLEVVPLVASVNDLLARLQESVATQKRFLADAAHQLKTPLAGLRMQADLAQRQASSAEELKQSLQQIGRASKHATHTVNQLLALARAEVAGKAPFVSQTCDLAAITMEVVRHSVPRALEKRIDLGYDGLAPASPGVQVPGNPTLIAEMLRNLVDNAIAYTPSNETEPGVITVRLQTAEGAPVIEVEDSGPGIAEAERERVFQPFYRVLGSGVDGSGLGLSIVREIAMLHGARLSLEDAQPGRQPPGARFVLRFSARQAG
- a CDS encoding response regulator; the encoded protein is MRILIAEDDQVLADGLLRSLRASGAAVDHVASGTEADAALLAHDEFDLLILDLGLPRLHGLDVLKRLRARGASLPVLVLTAADGVEERVKGLDFGADDYMAKPFSLQELEARVRALTRRGMGGTTSSIKHGPLVYDQAGRVASIDGRMIELSARELGLLEVLLQRAGRLVSKDQLVERLCEWGEEVSNNAIEVYIHRLRKKIEHGPIRIATVRGLGYCLEKIPT
- a CDS encoding substrate-binding periplasmic protein, whose protein sequence is MSPCIRVLAALCLAGAAAGAAAQMVRVVTETTPNSFLQDGRVVGRGTELVELTLQRAGLRDYRIDLYPWARAVDLAQREPNVLIYPIARTADREERFRWVGEIQRIRYFFYALPDRALPPMKQLDEARGLTIGVVRDDVRHQFLQRKGFTRLVLSGQPLENLRKLLYRQVDLVAMTENEAQRLCEEARPDCAGLARLLPLDELQLSLFMAYSRATPEDLAQRTTTAFESLRADGSVARTMGPLAPGAASAGR
- a CDS encoding diguanylate cyclase produces the protein MTERPPRRQSLGMRLMLATLGFCLVFTLCAAAYQTWSAWRAGKAAMDADLALMERMYGSALAKASWDLDRDQIATYAEILSQAPWVGRVDISVRLPVGPPLEYQRVRPGWTPSSVTPVHRSQLRYEPFTGRTEAVGELRLFGDEARLWRQLREALLGIVVRQALQSLLLASLVMALFHRLVTVHVRRIARHLAQLTPLNLGKPLTIERASRRDDELELLVTGVNQLQNNLSDYLERQQRFEQELAAHRDRLSELVQERTAELETLNRQLEQLSRTDSLTGLANRRSFDQVKLAEFQRARRGGQPLTLVLCDIDYFKRYNDTYGHAGGDACLQAVAAAVQGVAQRGADLVARIGGEEFAILLPGSDGATGLAVAERVREAMAALAIPHAASEVSAYVTLSLGLATLQTDIDANFETLFRRADQALYQAKQDGRDRVRAADLPQAKEPS